From a region of the Candidatus Neomarinimicrobiota bacterium genome:
- the panC gene encoding pantoate--beta-alanine ligase, with protein sequence MEIIRDTGVLRNHAETLRKEGKRIGFVPTMGYFHEGHLNLMRMSVSDCDVTIVSNYVNPTQFDRRDDLESYPVNFERDRKMAEELGVDIMFYPENLYQPYHKTWVNTEKLTDVLCGRSRPGHFRGVATIVCKLFNIVNPHVAYFGQKDAQQAAVIGQMIKDLNYDIRLVLSPIIREPDGLALSSRNVRLTPEHRKKAPVLYEKLQIIDKKILPDLSNKDMLIQEAKKTIEAIPGVKVDYIDIRSWPDLGKPKKETRHLLIAGAVFMGKVRLIDNIIKEL encoded by the coding sequence ATGGAAATCATCCGGGATACAGGTGTTCTCCGAAACCATGCCGAAACCCTTCGGAAAGAGGGCAAACGGATCGGATTTGTGCCCACAATGGGTTATTTTCATGAAGGACATCTGAATCTGATGCGAATGTCCGTGTCAGATTGTGATGTAACGATTGTTTCCAATTATGTCAATCCTACCCAGTTTGACCGCCGGGATGACCTGGAAAGCTATCCGGTTAATTTTGAACGGGACCGGAAAATGGCTGAAGAGTTGGGTGTAGACATCATGTTTTATCCTGAAAACCTGTATCAGCCGTACCATAAAACGTGGGTTAACACAGAAAAACTCACAGACGTATTATGTGGTCGGAGCCGGCCGGGACATTTTCGCGGTGTAGCAACCATTGTATGCAAGCTTTTCAACATCGTCAATCCTCATGTGGCCTATTTCGGACAAAAAGATGCACAGCAGGCGGCTGTCATCGGGCAGATGATCAAAGACCTGAATTATGATATCCGGCTGGTCCTCTCTCCTATCATCCGGGAACCGGATGGATTAGCCCTGAGTTCAAGAAATGTCCGACTGACACCTGAACATCGGAAAAAAGCTCCGGTCCTCTATGAAAAGCTTCAGATCATTGACAAAAAAATTTTGCCGGACCTGTCCAACAAAGACATGTTGATTCAGGAGGCAAAAAAAACCATTGAAGCGATCCCCGGAGTAAAGGTAGATTACATCGATATCCGGTCCTGGCCGGATTTGGGAAAACCGAAAAAAGAAACACGTCATCTGCTGATTGCAGGGGCGGTGTTTATGGGTAAAGTAAGACTGATAGATAACATTATAAAAGAGCTATGA
- the panB gene encoding 3-methyl-2-oxobutanoate hydroxymethyltransferase, whose protein sequence is MEYGTDERKGKVSVRTLLKMKRKGEKISALTAYDALFASFLDEFIDIILVGDSVGMVMAGYETTIPVTMDQMILHTQYVRREVHHAMLVADMPFMSYQVSPEEALKNAGRLLQEGGAEAVKLEGGRPVAEAVRRCVEAGIPVMGHLGLTPQSIHVFGGWQTRAKNHDEAQRLKEDALILQEAGIFSLVLEKVPATLAEEVTRSLEIPTIGIGAGVKTDGQILVTQDLLGMYEKMKPKFVRKYAELAGIIRKALKQYHQDVKSGAFPSEKESF, encoded by the coding sequence ATGGAATACGGAACTGACGAGCGAAAAGGGAAAGTAAGCGTCAGGACTCTTCTGAAGATGAAGAGGAAGGGCGAGAAAATTTCCGCCCTGACGGCATACGATGCCCTGTTTGCCTCTTTTTTAGATGAATTTATCGACATCATCCTGGTGGGTGACAGTGTGGGTATGGTCATGGCCGGATATGAAACCACCATACCGGTCACCATGGATCAGATGATTTTACACACTCAATATGTCCGGCGGGAGGTTCATCACGCTATGCTGGTGGCGGATATGCCCTTTATGAGTTATCAGGTCTCACCTGAAGAAGCGTTGAAAAATGCAGGACGGCTTCTTCAGGAAGGCGGAGCCGAAGCAGTCAAACTCGAGGGCGGCAGGCCTGTCGCTGAGGCGGTCCGCCGATGTGTGGAAGCCGGCATTCCGGTCATGGGACACCTGGGTCTGACTCCCCAATCCATTCATGTTTTCGGCGGCTGGCAAACCCGGGCAAAAAATCATGACGAAGCACAACGTCTGAAAGAAGACGCCCTTATCCTTCAGGAAGCCGGCATTTTCTCGCTGGTCCTGGAAAAGGTCCCGGCAACCCTGGCCGAAGAGGTGACCCGTAGTCTGGAAATTCCTACAATCGGTATTGGAGCCGGTGTAAAGACAGACGGACAAATTCTCGTTACCCAGGATCTTCTGGGGATGTATGAAAAAATGAAACCGAAGTTTGTCCGGAAATATGCCGAGCTGGCAGGAATCATCCGTAAAGCGCTGAAACAGTATCATCAGGATGTAAAATCCGGGGCATTCCCCTCGGAAAAGGAAAGTTTCTGA